The Prunus persica cultivar Lovell chromosome G7, Prunus_persica_NCBIv2, whole genome shotgun sequence genome has a segment encoding these proteins:
- the LOC18770031 gene encoding uncharacterized protein LOC18770031 isoform X2 — MDDFDLELDEMELTAAAAGYYYYNSITKQTCRSLSPSKESGFMTEVLNGHDDVFQEMFRMDKNVFHKLCDILRQRGMLRDTAGVMIEEQLGIFLNIIGHNERNRVIQERFHHSGETISRHFNNVLKAVKSLSREFLQTPTPTTPPNILGNIRFYPYFQDCVGVIGGMHIPAHVPAKDQSRFRNKKGVLSQNVLAACTFDLQFIFIYPGWEGSAAGSRVLKAVLDDPHQNFPCIPEGKYYLVDSGYANMKGFIAPFQGVRYHVHGYRGANQLPRNARELFNHRHSSLSNVIQRSFSLLKTRFPILKLAPQYAVHIQRDIVIAACVLHNYIRRMSEKDWLFFDTEKITMDELPDLDENPDMELVASLQEHVAFSLRESIAAEMWNDFINRWDQW, encoded by the exons ATGGATGATTTTGACTTAGAATTGGATGAGATGGAACTAACTGCGGCAGCGGCTGGCTACTACTATTATAACAGTATTACCAAGCAAACTTGTCGTAGTCTGTCACCTAGTAAAGAAAGTGGATTTATGACCGAAGTTCTCAATGGTCATGATGATGTGTTCCAGGAAATGTTTCGGATGGATAAAAATGTTTTTCACAAGTTATGTGACATTCTTCGGCAGAGAGGCATGTTACGTGATACTGCTGGTGTTATGATAGAGGAGCAGCtgggaatttttttgaatattattgGCCATAATGAACGTAACAGAGTAATCCAAGAGCGGTTTCATCATTCAGGTGAAACCATCAGCCGTCATTTCAATAATGTGTTGAAGGCAGTCAAGTCACTCTCTCGTGAATTCTTACAAACACCAACCCCCACCACCCCTCCAAACATCCTTGGGAATATTAGATTTTATCCATATTTCCAG GATTGTGTAGGAGTCATTGGTGGAATGCACATTCCAGCCCATGTCCCAGCCAAAGATCAATCCCGTTTTCGAAACAAGAAAGGTGTTCTTTCACAAAATGTGTTGGCAGCTTGCACGTTTGACCTCCAGTTTATATTCATTTATCCTGGTTGGGAAGGATCAGCAGCAGGTTCACGTGTATTGAAGGCAGTCCTTGATGATCCACATCAGAATTTTCCTTGTATTCCTGAAG GGAAATATTACCTTGTTGACTCAGGATATGCAAATATGAAAGGATTTATTGCTCCATTTCAAGGGGTAAGGTATCATGTTCATGGTTATAGAGGTGCTAATCAGTTACCTAGAAATGCAAGGGAGCTATTTAATCACAGGCACTCATCTCTTAGCAATGTCATCCAGaggtctttttctttgttgaagaCTAGGTTTCCTATTCTCAAACTTGCTCCTCAGTATGCTGTTCATATTCAAAGAGATATAGTTATAGCTGCATGTGTTCTACACAATTACATCCGGCGTATGTCAGAAAAGGATTGGCTGTTTTTCGATACAGAAAAGATAACAATGGATGAATTGCCTGATCTTGATGAAAATCCTGACATGGAATTGGTTGCTTCGTTACAAGAACATGTTGCTTTTTCATTGAGAGAGTCAATTGCAGCAGAAATGTGGAATGACTTTATAAATAGATGGGATCAGTGGTAA
- the LOC18770031 gene encoding uncharacterized protein LOC18770031 isoform X1, translating to MHKDTTAGMDDFDLELDEMELTAAAAGYYYYNSITKQTCRSLSPSKESGFMTEVLNGHDDVFQEMFRMDKNVFHKLCDILRQRGMLRDTAGVMIEEQLGIFLNIIGHNERNRVIQERFHHSGETISRHFNNVLKAVKSLSREFLQTPTPTTPPNILGNIRFYPYFQDCVGVIGGMHIPAHVPAKDQSRFRNKKGVLSQNVLAACTFDLQFIFIYPGWEGSAAGSRVLKAVLDDPHQNFPCIPEGKYYLVDSGYANMKGFIAPFQGVRYHVHGYRGANQLPRNARELFNHRHSSLSNVIQRSFSLLKTRFPILKLAPQYAVHIQRDIVIAACVLHNYIRRMSEKDWLFFDTEKITMDELPDLDENPDMELVASLQEHVAFSLRESIAAEMWNDFINRWDQW from the exons ATGCATAAAG ATACAACAGCTGGCATGGATGATTTTGACTTAGAATTGGATGAGATGGAACTAACTGCGGCAGCGGCTGGCTACTACTATTATAACAGTATTACCAAGCAAACTTGTCGTAGTCTGTCACCTAGTAAAGAAAGTGGATTTATGACCGAAGTTCTCAATGGTCATGATGATGTGTTCCAGGAAATGTTTCGGATGGATAAAAATGTTTTTCACAAGTTATGTGACATTCTTCGGCAGAGAGGCATGTTACGTGATACTGCTGGTGTTATGATAGAGGAGCAGCtgggaatttttttgaatattattgGCCATAATGAACGTAACAGAGTAATCCAAGAGCGGTTTCATCATTCAGGTGAAACCATCAGCCGTCATTTCAATAATGTGTTGAAGGCAGTCAAGTCACTCTCTCGTGAATTCTTACAAACACCAACCCCCACCACCCCTCCAAACATCCTTGGGAATATTAGATTTTATCCATATTTCCAG GATTGTGTAGGAGTCATTGGTGGAATGCACATTCCAGCCCATGTCCCAGCCAAAGATCAATCCCGTTTTCGAAACAAGAAAGGTGTTCTTTCACAAAATGTGTTGGCAGCTTGCACGTTTGACCTCCAGTTTATATTCATTTATCCTGGTTGGGAAGGATCAGCAGCAGGTTCACGTGTATTGAAGGCAGTCCTTGATGATCCACATCAGAATTTTCCTTGTATTCCTGAAG GGAAATATTACCTTGTTGACTCAGGATATGCAAATATGAAAGGATTTATTGCTCCATTTCAAGGGGTAAGGTATCATGTTCATGGTTATAGAGGTGCTAATCAGTTACCTAGAAATGCAAGGGAGCTATTTAATCACAGGCACTCATCTCTTAGCAATGTCATCCAGaggtctttttctttgttgaagaCTAGGTTTCCTATTCTCAAACTTGCTCCTCAGTATGCTGTTCATATTCAAAGAGATATAGTTATAGCTGCATGTGTTCTACACAATTACATCCGGCGTATGTCAGAAAAGGATTGGCTGTTTTTCGATACAGAAAAGATAACAATGGATGAATTGCCTGATCTTGATGAAAATCCTGACATGGAATTGGTTGCTTCGTTACAAGAACATGTTGCTTTTTCATTGAGAGAGTCAATTGCAGCAGAAATGTGGAATGACTTTATAAATAGATGGGATCAGTGGTAA